The following coding sequences lie in one Arabidopsis thaliana chromosome 3, partial sequence genomic window:
- a CDS encoding NB-ARC domain-containing disease resistance protein (NB-ARC domain-containing disease resistance protein; FUNCTIONS IN: protein binding; INVOLVED IN: apoptosis, defense response; LOCATED IN: cellular_component unknown; EXPRESSED IN: root; CONTAINS InterPro DOMAIN/s: NB-ARC (InterPro:IPR002182), Disease resistance protein (InterPro:IPR000767); BEST Arabidopsis thaliana protein match is: NB-ARC domain-containing disease resistance protein (TAIR:AT3G46730.1); Has 14039 Blast hits to 13605 proteins in 466 species: Archae - 6; Bacteria - 407; Metazoa - 448; Fungi - 49; Plants - 13060; Viruses - 6; Other Eukaryotes - 63 (source: NCBI BLink).), which yields MVDAITEFVVGKIDNYLIEEAPMLIGVKDDLEELKTELTCIQVYLKNVEVCDKEDEVSKEWTKLVLDIAYDVEDVLDTYFLKLEKRLHRLGLMRLTNIISDKKDAYNILDDIKTLKRRTLDVTRKLEMYGIGNFNEHRVVASTSRVREVRRARSDDQEERVVGLTDDAKVLLTKLLDDDGDNKIYMISIFGMEGLGKTSLARKLFNSSDVKESFEYRVWTNVSGECNTRDILMRIISSLEETSEGELEKMAQQELEVYLHDILQEKRYLVVVDDIWESEALESLKRALPCSYQGSRVIITTSIRVVAEGRDKRVYTHNIRFLTFKESWNLFEKKAFRYILKVDQELQKIGKEMVQKCGGLPRTTVVLAGLMSRKKPNEWNDVWSSLRVKDDNIHVSSLFDLSFKDMGHELKLCFLYLSVFPEDYEVDVEKLIQLLVAEGFIQEDEEMTMEDVARYYIEDLVYISLVEVVKRKKGKLMSFRIHDLVREFTIKKSKELNFVNVYDEQHSSTTSRREVVHHLMDDNYLCDRRVNTQMRSFLFFGKRRNDITYVETITLKLKLLRVLNLGGLHFICQGYSPWSLPDVIGGLVHLRYLGIADTVVNNLPDFISNLRFLQTLDASGNSFERMTDLSNLTSLRHLTGRFIGELLIGDAVNLQTLRSISSYSWSKLKHELLINLRDLEIYEFHILNDQIKVPLDLVSLSKLKNLRVLKIEVVSFSLFSEETVRFELLVKLTLHCDVRRLPRDMDLIFPSLESLTLVTNLQEDPMPTLQKLQRLENLVLYSCVYPGAKMFINAQGFGRLRKLKVIIKRLDELEIEEEAMPCLMKLNLDNKDGATKLMIPDRMRAFV from the coding sequence ATGGTAGATGCGATCACAGAGTTTGTTGTGGGAAAGATCGACAACTATCTCATCGAAGAAGCGCCAATGTTGATAGGAGTCAAAGACGATCTAGAGGAGCTGAAGACAGAGTTGACGTGCATCCAAGTTTATCTCAAAAATGTTGAAGTTTGTGACAAAGAAGATGAGGTCTCAAAAGAGTGGACAAAACTGGTTTTAGACATTGCTTATGACGTCGAAGATGTTTTGGACACCTATTTTCTGAAACTAGAAAAAAGACTACACAGACTAGGCTTGATGAGATTGACCAACATAATAAGCGATAAGAAGGATGCGTACAACATACTTGATGATATCAAAACCCTCAAAAGAAGAACTTTGGATGTTACTCGCAAACTTGAGATGTATGGGATAGGAAACTTTAATGAGCATCGAGTAGTAGCGAGTACTTCAAGGGTGAGGGAAGTTCGGCGTGCTCGATCTGATGATCAGGAAGAGCGTGTAGTTGGTTTGACAGATGATGCTAAGGTTCTTTTGACAAagcttcttgatgatgatggggaTAACAAGATATATATGATCTCCATATTCGGCATGGAAGGTCTCGGGAAGACTTCTCTTGCAAGAAAGCTTTTTAACTCTAGCGATGTGAAGGAAAGCTTTGAATATCGAGTATGGACTAATGTTTCTGGAGAATGTAATACAAGAGATATACTTATGAGAATCATAAGCTCTTTGGAAGAAACATCTGAGGGAGAGCTTGAAAAGATGGCTCAGCAGGAGTTAGAAGTTTACCTTCATGATATTCTACAAGAGAAAAGATATCTTGTGGTGGTAGATGATATATGGGAGAGTGAAGCATTGGAGAGCTTGAAGCGAGCGTTACCTTGCAGCTATCAAGGAAGTAGAGTCATCATCACTACAAGTATTAGAGTCGTGGCTGAAGGCAGGGACAAGAGAGTCTACACCCATAACATAAGGTTCTTAACGTTTAAAGAAAGCTGGAACTTGTTTGAGAAGAAAGCATTTAGATATATCTTAAAGGTCGATCAAGAACTGCAGAAAATCGGAAAAGAAATGGTTCAAAAATGTGGTGGATTACCGCGTACTACAGTGGTTCTTGCCGGGCTTATGTCCAGGAAGAAGCCAAACGAGTGGAACGATGTGTGGTCCAGTTTGCGTGTAAAGGATGACAACATTCATGTCTCCAGTTTGTTTGACCTAAGCTTCAAGGATATGGGACATGAGTTAAAGCTCTGCTTTCTTTACCTTAGCGTCTTCCCCGAGGACTATGAGGTCGACGTAGAGAAATTGATACAGTTACTTGTAGCAGAAGGGTTTATACAAGAGGATGAAGAGATGACGATGGAAGATGTGGCTAGATATTATATTGAAGATCTGGTGTACATAAGCTTAGTGGAAGTcgtgaaaagaaagaaagggaaaCTGATGTCTTTTAGAATCCATGATCTTGTAAGAGAATTTACTATCAAGAAATCCAAAGAGCTCAACTTTGTAAATGTTTACGACGAGCAGCATTCTTCTACTACTAGCAGAAGGGAAGTGGTTCACCATCTTATGGACGACAACTACTTGTGCGACAGACGTGTGAACACACAAATGCgatctttcttgttcttcgGTAAACGGAGGAACGACATTACATATGTTGAAACCATTACTTTGAAACTGAAGTTACTTCGAGTGCTTAATCTTGGAGgacttcattttatttgtcaaGGATATAGCCCTTGGAGTTTACCAGATGTGATCGGAGGTTTAGTCCACTTGAGGTACCTTGGGATCGCCGATACCGTTGTGAACAACTTACCAGATTTCATCTCCAACTTACGGTTTCTACAGACACTAGATGCATCAGGCAACTCCTTCGAGCGAATGACTGATCTAAGTAACCTCACATCACTAAGGCATCTCACTGGAAGATTCATCGGAGAATTGCTTATAGGCGACGCAGTGAATCTTCAGACCTTGAGGTCTATCTCCTCCTATAGCTGGAGCAAACTAAAACATGAGTTACTCATAAATCTTCGGGACTTGGAGATCTACGAGTTCCACATATTGAACGACCAAATAAAAGTTCCTTTGGACTTAGTTTCCTTATCGAAACTCAAAAATCTTCGTGTCTTGAAGATTGAAGTAGTGTCCTTCAGCTTATTTTCCGAAGAAACAGTTCGTTTCGAACTCCTTGTCAAGCTAACACTGCATTGCGACGTAAGAAGACTTCCCAGAGACATGGATTTGATCTTTCCCAGTCTTGAGTCCCTGACACTTGTAACAAATCTCCAAGAAGACCCAATGCCTACTCTGCAAAAACTACAACGTTTAGAAAATCTAGTCTTGTATTCTTGTGTCTACCCGGGAGCGAAAATGTTCATCAACGCACAAGGTTTTGGTCGGCTGAGGAAACTTAAAGTGATCATAAAAAGATTAGATGAGttggagattgaagaagaagccatgcCATGTTTGATGAAGCTAAATCTTGACAATAAAGATGGAGCTACAAAGCTAATGATTCCCGATCGAATGCGAGCGTTTGTTTGA
- a CDS encoding UDP-Glycosyltransferase superfamily protein (UDP-Glycosyltransferase superfamily protein; FUNCTIONS IN: transferase activity, transferring hexosyl groups, UDP-glycosyltransferase activity, transferase activity, transferring glycosyl groups; INVOLVED IN: metabolic process; LOCATED IN: cellular_component unknown; EXPRESSED IN: leaf whorl, hypocotyl, root, flower; EXPRESSED DURING: 4 anthesis, petal differentiation and expansion stage; CONTAINS InterPro DOMAIN/s: UDP-glucuronosyl/UDP-glucosyltransferase (InterPro:IPR002213); BEST Arabidopsis thaliana protein match is: UDP-Glycosyltransferase superfamily protein (TAIR:AT3G46680.1); Has 7511 Blast hits to 7454 proteins in 436 species: Archae - 0; Bacteria - 374; Metazoa - 1986; Fungi - 23; Plants - 5009; Viruses - 67; Other Eukaryotes - 52 (source: NCBI BLink).): MEKNAEKKRIVLVPFPLQGHITPMMQLGQALNLKGFSITVALGDSNRVSSTQHFPGFQFVTIPETIPLSQHEALGVVEFVVTLNKTSETSFKDCIAHLLLQHGNDIACIIYDELMYFSEATAKDLRIPSVIFTTGSATNHVCSCILSKLNAEKFLIDMKDPEVQNMVVENLHPLKYKDLPTSGMGPLERFLEICAEVVNKRTASAVIINTSSCLESSSLSWLKQELSIPVYPLGPLHITTSANFSLLEEDRSCIEWLNKQKLRSVIYISVGSIAHMETKEVLEMAWGLYNSNQPFLWVIRPGTESMPVEVSKIVSERGCIVKWAPQNEVLVHPAVGGFWSHCGWNSTLESIVEGVPMICRPFNGEQKLNAMYIESVWRVGVLLQGEVERGCVERAVKRLIVDDEGVGMRERALVLKEKLNASVRSGGSSYNALDELVHYLEAEYRNT; encoded by the exons ATGGAGAAAAatgcagagaagaaaagaatagtGTTGGTTCCATTTCCATTACAAGGACATATCACTCCAATGATGCAACTTGGTCAAGCACTTAACCTGAAAGGCTTCTCGATTACCGTTGCTCTTGGAGATTCCAATCGAGTAAGTTCTACGCAACACTTCCCTGGTTTTCAATTTGTCACAATACCTGAAACCATACCACTATCTCAACACGAGGCACTCGGAGTTGTCGAGTTTGTGGTTACGCTCAACAAAACAAGCGAGACAAGTTTCAAGGACTGTATAGCTCATTTGTTGCTGCAACATGGAAATGATATTGCTTGTATCATTTACGACGAGCTCATGTACTTCTCTGAAGCTACAGCTAAGGATTTAAGGATTCCTAGTGTCATATTCACCACTGGTAGTGCTACAAATCATGTTTGTTCTTGTATTTTAAGCAAACTCAACGCCGAGAAGTTCTTGATCGACATGAAAG ATCCTGAAGTGCAAAACATGGTGGTGGAAAATTTACATCCACTAAAATACAAAGACTTACCAACTTCAGGAATGGGGCCGCTAGAGCGATTTTTGGAGATTTGTGCCGAAGTTGTCAACAAAAGAACAGCTTCCGCTGTTATAATCAATACGTCAAGTTGTCTAGAGAGCTCGTCTCTGTCATGGCTGAAACAAGAACTCAGTATTCCAGTGTATCCATTAGGCCCTCTTCACATTACAACTTCAGcaaattttagtttacttgAAGAGGACAGGAGCTGCATTGAATGGCTGAACAAGCAGAAACTGAGGTCAGTTATATACATAAGCGTAGGAAGCATAGCTCACATGGAAACCAAGGAAGTATTGGAGATGGCTTGGGGATTGTATAATAGCAACCAACCTTTTCTATGGGTAATCCGACCCGGTACAGAGTCAATGCCAGTGGAAGTCAGTAAGATTGTCTCGGAAAGAGGATGCATTGTGAAATGGGCGCCACAGAATGAAGTACTTGTGCATCCTGCAGTGGGAGGTTTCTGGAGCCACTGTGGATGGAACTCAACACTCGAGAGTATTGTGGAAGGAGTTCCAATGATTTGCAGACCGTTTAACGGTGAGCAGAAGTTAAACGCGATGTATATAGAAAGTGTTTGGAGAGTAGGGGTTCTGCTTCAAGGAGAAGTGGAGAGAGGATGTGTAGAGAGAGCTGTGAAGAGGTTGATTGTGGATGATGAAGGTGTAGGAATGAGGGAGAGAGCCCTTGTTTTAAAAGAGAAGCTCAATGCCTCTGTAAGAAGTGGAGGCTCTTCATACAATGCATTGGATGAGCTCGTCCATTACTTGGAGGCAGAGTATAGAAATActtga